CCCTTGATGATTTGCCTCTTGATATCTTAATTCCCCATCCATAATAATGCCGATATCATCCGCAATTTGTTCCACCTCCGACAAAATATGGCTGGAAAGAATCACTGTAATGCCATGCTCGGTGAAAGAGCGAATCAGCTGACGTAACTCCTGGATTCCCAATGGGTCTAATCCATTCGTCGGTTCATCCAAAATCAAAAGACTTGGCTCATTTAACAGGGAAAGTGCTATTCCTAGCCGTTGTTTCATTCCAAGGGAAAATTCCTTAGCCCTCTTTTTCCCGGTATTCTTAAGCCCCACAACTTTTAAAACCTCCGGTATTCTACTCTTTTCAAGCCCCAATGCGCTCACTTGAACCAGCAAATTTTCCTCTGCTGTCAGATTGTCATAAAGTGGCGGATTTTCAATCAAGGCAGAAATTTTCCACAAATCATTTCTGCTCCATTTATGTCCATCAAAAGAAATCTCCCCTTTTGTAGGCGTCAAAATACCCGTAAGCATCTTTAGCGTTGTTGATTTTCCTGCTCCGTTCGGCCCTAACATGCCATAAACTGTATTTTTCCTGACACGAAGATTTACCCCCTTTACCGCCGTATTCTTCTTAAAAATCTTGGTAAGGTTGTTTGTTTCCAATAAAATTTCACTCATTATTTTTCCTCTCTTTCCTCTTCATCCTCTTTTTCGTTTCTAAAATTCAGGTGAAGAATCTTGGATGTTCTATTTTCATGATAAAGGGAATTTATAAGGAAATGATAAGGAAACGTAAATTTTATTATGAAAATTGGGGGAGCAAAAAAAGAAGCCCTTTGACAGGCTTCTTTTCCTCTATGCAAATCTTCGTACACGAACACGATCCACACATTTATTTAAAATAACCGTATAAAACGATGCAGCAACATTAATACCCACACGAAGCGCCACTGCCATCGGCATGCCAAACAGTGATGATGCAATCGCAAGTGCACCAAACGTATTAAACGCTGTCTGCCACTTGTAACCCGCAGAATAACCGACGCCAATTCCACCGATAATGCCAATCATGCTATACATGGATTCTGGTAAAACCAGATACAACACAATGAAAAGTGCACAACCCACGATATTGAACAATCCTCTGTCTTTTGCTCTCGGTGCACAGTCTTTTGTAAAAGGCAGACAAACTGACATACAGGCAATTCCCGCCCACATAGCACGTGGCAAGCCAAGCAGTGTCACAATAAGCATGGCACTCGACACAAGAAATGTTAATTTTACATACCACAGATTTCTGGCGGAACAGATATCAAATTCCCGGAACAAATCCAAAAATGTTCTACGATATAGCCGGTTCTTCTGATTTTTGTAAAAAACGGCCATGCAAATTACCATACCCACCAATAATC
This genomic window from Roseburia sp. 831b contains:
- a CDS encoding FUSC family protein, coding for MIRSTTDKKEKRRHILIYNFKVYLVMAFCVAVVTLYSKWTGNENSVVAVTVLLALLVQRQADFGIRTTHGLISIAGIFAILMAGPRLANSLPPFGAFVVNAFCIFLLMILGCHNVIMYNHSTFVLGYLLLYGYDVNGHAYQMRLIGLLVGMVICMAVFYKNQKNRLYRRTFLDLFREFDICSARNLWYVKLTFLVSSAMLIVTLLGLPRAMWAGIACMSVCLPFTKDCAPRAKDRGLFNIVGCALFIVLYLVLPESMYSMIGIIGGIGVGYSAGYKWQTAFNTFGALAIASSLFGMPMAVALRVGINVAASFYTVILNKCVDRVRVRRFA
- a CDS encoding lantibiotic protection ABC transporter ATP-binding protein, which produces MSEILLETNNLTKIFKKNTAVKGVNLRVRKNTVYGMLGPNGAGKSTTLKMLTGILTPTKGEISFDGHKWSRNDLWKISALIENPPLYDNLTAEENLLVQVSALGLEKSRIPEVLKVVGLKNTGKKRAKEFSLGMKQRLGIALSLLNEPSLLILDEPTNGLDPLGIQELRQLIRSFTEHGITVILSSHILSEVEQIADDIGIIMDGELRYQEANHQGQNLEQLFLDIVKEGAKSHA